The Thermocrinis ruber genomic sequence TTCTGATCCTTAGGTTTTCCCTTATCCTGTCAAAGACTACCACCGTATCCGTCACTGAATATCCCGCCACAATAAGGAGAGAAGCTATAACATCCAAGCCCACCTCAAACTGGGTGAGAGAGTATGCCCCCACCACTATCAAAACATCGTGGGCTAAGGCAAGGATGGCACCCAAGCCCCAGATGGGTTCAAAGCGGTAGGCCAAGTATAGGAGTATGCCCAAAAGGGCTGTTATTATTGACCAAAAGGCTTTGTTTCTCAGCTCCTTGCTGACAATACCTCCTATAGTCTCCATCCTCAGAAGCTGATAGTCTCCTAAAGTTTTTAAGGCGTTAAGTGCCTTATCCCTTGGCTCATCCACCCTCAACCTTACGATCACGGTCCCCTGGGCAGTATCTTGCACCCGAAATGCGCGCAATCCCGCAGTTTCCATAGCTTTCCTAACATCCCCCAAGGACACTTTCCTTTCAAACCGAACCTCCATAAGGGTGCCACCGGTAAAGTCCAGTCCCAAGTTCAAACCCTTCCAAAAAAGTAAAAACACAGAAAGTCCAATAAGAAGCAGAGAAACCCCGTAGGCATAATACCTGAACCTCATAAACTCAATCATTGCAGAGTATAGTTTATCATTTTTATCATTAAAAGGCTTTAGCCCCAAACCCCCGCTATCTCAAAACCACAAACCTCACACTTACCTTCCCTGAGTTTTACCTTTACCCGTTCTCCCAAGTATCCGCTCCTTTCTATAACTATGTGCCCACAGGATGGACAGTAAGTGGAGGTTAAGCTTTGGTCTGCATAGTTCCCCACATACACATACCTAAGCCCCTCCTCCTTTCCTATCTCATAAGCCCTTTTAAGGGTGGACACAGGTGTGGGTGGTAGGTCTCCCATTAGATAGGCTGGGAAAAACCTGGATATGTGCCAGGGAATGTCCGGAGAAAGCTCTCTTATGAACCTTGTTATTGCCCTAATTTCACCTTCTGAATCGTTGTAGCCGGGTATCAGAAGGGTGGTGATCTCTATCCATATGCCCAGCTTATAAGCCTTCTCTATGGTTTTTAGAACGGGTTTTAACCTTGCCCCGCATATCCTTTGATAAAAATCATCGGAGAAGGACTTTAGGTCTATGTTCATTGCGGAAAGGAATGGCACAGACCTTTCAAGCACCTCCTCCGTCTCATAACCACTGGAAACGAATATGTTCTTTATGCCCCTCTCATAAGCAAGCTTCATAATATCGTAGGCAAACTCAAAGAATATCACGGGCTCGTTGTAGGTGTAAGATATGGAGGGTATATTAAACCTTTCCGCAATGCTCACAATCTCCTGAGGAGAGTATTCCTCTCCAAAGACCCTGTAATTGTTCAGTTGGGGATACTGGGATATCTCCCAGTTTTGGCAAAACTTACAGGACAGGTTGCATCCTACGGTGCCCAGAGAAAGGGTGGCAGTTCCGGGAAGAAAGTGATAAAGAGGCTTTTTCTCCACAGGGTCTATGTTCAAGGCTGAGACTAAACCATAAACAGTAAGATAGAGCTCTCCTCCTCTGTTTAGCCTCACTCCGCATTTGCCATACTCTCCCTCCTTTAAAACGCACCTTTGCATACACGCCTTACAAAGCACCTTTTGGTCCTTCTTCTCCGACATCCAAGCTATCCTCATCATCTGAATTAAATTTATCCCTGTGAAGGTAAGAAAACCTGCAGTAGCAGGAAGTTTTTATCCAAAGGATCCAGAAACTCTGAAAAGCTTGGTGGATAAGCTGTTGGAAAAGAACACCAAAGAAGAGCCTGTCGGGGTCATATCTCCCCATGCGGGATATGTATACAGTGGCAAAGTGGCGGGAAAGGTCCTTGGGCTTTTGGGTGGAAAGGAGCTAAAGGTACTGCTGATTGGACCATCGCACTTTGTGGATTTTGAAGGTATATCCTTCGGTGATTACCAATTTTTTGAAACACCCTTGGGAAGGGTAAAGGTAGATTGGGAAAGAATTGAAGAGTTTTTGAGGCTATACCGGTTACCTCATGCTTTGGACAATAGACCCCATATGTGGGAACATTCTTTGGAAGTTCAACTGCCCTTCCTGCAGAGACTATCTCCAAACTTAACCATAGTGCCCATTGTTTATGGTAGGATTGACCCGGAAACTTTAGCGGAGTTTATGGAATTCTTCTTAGAGGATGACACACACTTCGTGGTAAGCTCTGACCTAAGCCACTATTACCCGGAGGAGATCGCAAGGTGGATAGACGAACACTGCCACAGGGGTATTGTTGAAGGAGATAGAGAAAGCCTAAAAACATGCGAAGCTTGTGGTAAGGTTGGCATCCTTGCATCCCTCATAATAGCCCAAAGGAAAAAGCTAAAGCCCAAGCTGATAGCTTACGACACCTCCGCCTCCGCCTTTGGAGATAAAAAGGCAGTGGTAGGCTACGGAGGTTATGCTTTTTTCCAATAGGCTTATATTTAAACCCATGGAACTAAAAATCCAACAACTCAAGGAGCTCTACGAAAAAGACTTTCTACTTTTGTTGGAAGAGAATTTAAAGCTTTTGGAAAACAAAGAATACGACCTCGTAGATTGGGATAACCTTTTGGAGGAGATAAGGCACATAGGACAAAGGCATTTGGATGCGGTCATAAGCCAAATGGTTTGAAAAGCCCAAAAACCACGACCTTGCCCAAAAATACTTTGGGAGCATTCCCACCGAGAAAGACTTTCCTAAAGACTGCCCTTACACCTTTAAACAGATACTTGAATACAAACCCTGGTTAAAGGATAAAACTTAGCCTTAAAATATTTCCTTCCCATGAAGGCACCTCTAAGCTGGCTTGCGGAGTTCGTGGATTTAAAAGGACTATCCCCGGAGGACATAGCCCAAGGGCTCACCCTGAGGAGCGTGGAAACCTCCGTGGAAGTGTGGGAGCAATCGGTAGATGGAGTGGTCTTTGGGAAGGTTCTAAAGGTAGAAAACCATCCACAAAAGCAAGAACTAAAGGTTTGCAAGGTGGATGTGGGAGATGTGGTGCAGGTGGTCACAAGGGACCAAGAAATAAAGGAGGGGGATGGTGTGCTGGTGGCACTACCGGGGGCAAGGGTAGGCGATAGGGTTATTTCTAAGAGAGACTTCTCTGGTGTGGTTTCTGAGGGTATGCTTCTTTCTGCACAGGAACTTGGTTTGGAGGATAGTAGTCAGGGAGTTCTTGTGATTGAAGAAAAGTTCAGTCCCGGAACGCCCGCCAAGGATGTCCTTGGTTTTGGTGAGTATGTCTTGGAGGTGGAAATTACTCCAAACAGAGGAGACCTGCTGAGCATCCTAGGTCTTGCCAGAGAGATCTCTGCCCTGTTTGATTTACCCTTAAAAGAGCCACAAGACAAAACCTTTGAGGACTTTGGTTCGGTGGAAGTACGCATAGAAGACCCAGACTGCAAAAGATACAGGGCGGTGTTGATAGAAGGAGTGCAGGTAAAGCCCTCTCCCCTCTGGCTCAGACGTAGGCTCTGGCAGTGCGGAATAAGGAGCATAAACAATGTGGTGGATATAACCAACTATGTGATGTTAGAGAGGGGACAGCCCTTGCACGCCTTTGACTGGGAAAAAATAGAGGGTCCAGTGGTAATAAGGAGGGCAAAAAAGGGAGAAAAGATCAACACCCTCATGGGTGTAGAAAAGGAGCTCTCGGAGGAAAACTTGGTCATAGCGGACAGTGAAAAGATCCTTGCCTTAGGGGGTGTTGTGGGAGGTTTGGAGAGTGGTGTGAGGGAGCATACAAAAAGCATTCTCCTTGAGGGTGCGTACTTTGAACCTTTTAGAATCAGGAGGTCTGCCAGGTCCTTGGGTGTGCAAACGGAGAGCTCTTACCGATTTGAGAGGAATGTGGATATTCAGTCTTTAAAGAAACATCAAGACAGGGCGGTAGGTTTGATCCTCCAACTGACGGGCGGTGAAGTGAGGGCGGTAAAGGATATATACCCTAAACCTTACGAACCCAAGAGAATCTTTCTCTCCTTTGGAAAGTTCAAGAGGTACGCAGGGGAAGAGTTGGACCCAGAGGGTGGGCTAAAGGTTCTGCAAAAACTTGGTTTTGATGTGAGGGTGCAGAATTGTGGCTTTGAGGTGCTGGTTCCAGCCTTCAGAAGCTTTGACGTGCAGGGAGATGCGGATATAGTGGAGGAACTTTTGAGGGTAAAGGGCTACGACAATCTTCGGGCGGAGCGTCTTCTTGTCCCCTCCAAGCCAAAGGTAAAGGATAAGTTGGAGAGGGAGATAAAAAATTTCCTGAAGGCAAGGGGCTTTTTTGAAGTGCTCAACTTTTCCTTTGAGGGAAAAAGGCTCTATGAAACCTTAGGTCTAAAAAGCCCAACCCTTGAGATCATCAACCCCCTGGTAAAAGAGGAAAGGTTCCTGCGCACATCCCTGGTCCCATCCTTGATCAACTCATACCTAAGAAACAGAAGGAAATTTATCCAACAGATAGCCCTCTTTGAGGTGGGTAAAGTATTTTTTGAAGAGGGAGAAGGTAGAAGGCTTGGTATCCTTTCCAACATGCATACTCTGCAGGAGTTTAGGAGCTTGGTTTCAGACCTCCTGCACTCGATGGAGGTGTTGCACACCTCTCAGGGGTCCAAATTTTCCTTTTTACATCCAAACCTACAGGTTAGCCTTTGGGTGGAAGGGGAGGAAATTGGCTTTTTGGGACTTTTGAACCCCCTCTTGGAAAGAGAGTTAGACCTAAAGGAAAAGGTCCTGATAGCGGAGTTGGACCTTGATAGGCTCAAACCCAAGAGGGCTCAGTATATGCCCTTTTCCAACTATCCGCCGGTGGTCAGGGACATTACCCTGGTTATGGACAAAGGGCTACCGGTGGATAAATTAATTATGCATATAAGGAAGCTGGAAGAGGTGGAAGATTTGAAGGTGGTTAGTGTTTGGACAGATGAGCGCGTACTCGGGGAAGGCAAGAAAAGCGTTAGCTTTAGGCTCTTTCTGAGGAGCTTGAAAGGTAGTTTATCTGACGAAGAAGCCAACCAATTGGTCTTTGGGTTGGTGGAGGATTTAAAGAAAGAGTTTGGTGTGAGCTTAAGGTAAAACAAGCCTGCCCTGCTCGTAGGTGGAGAGGACTAAATTGGGGTCCACAAGGTGAGGCAATAGGGAGTCCGGGCTCCGGGGCTGTCCCACCGAGGACGTCCCGGGAGGACACCCACCTAATGGAACTGGGGCCCACCGAAGCCTCTCCCTCTACGGCCGGGTGGGTTTTCTTGCCTTCCCCTCCTCAAAAGGAGGCGGAAGAATGAAAGTTCTGAGCAAAAAAGAATTAAGGCATAGAATAAGAAACCTACGGAGGAGTCTGCCCACTCAGGAATACCAACAGCTCTCAAGGGCTATAGTGGAAAACATAAGGAGTTTGGAGCCTTTTAAGTCTGCAAGAGTGATCTTAGCCTTTTGCCCCTTTGACGGAGAACCGGACATATCACCTCTTTTGGAGGAAATCCTCAGAGAAGGCAAAGACCTTTTAATCCCAAAAGTAGAGCACGATAGTATGAAGCTGTGCAAGCTCAGATCTCTTGAGAACTTAGCCCCTGGCAGTTTTTGCCTTCTTGAGCCTACCCAGTGTGAAGAGGTGGAACCGGAACTGGTGGAGCTTGCCCTTGTGCCCGGGGTAGCCTTTGACCTTAAGGGCTGTAGGCTTGGGATGGGTAAAGGCTTTTACGACAAGATTTTGGGGAGGATAAGAGGGTTCAAGGTGGGAGTAGCCTTTAGCTTTCAGGTTTTTGAAGAAATTCCCTGCGATCCTTGGGACCAAAGGGTGGATGCCATAGCCACCGAAGAAACCATAATCTACAGGAGGTAGGAGCGATGAACGAGATTGTGTTGGCAGTCATTTTAGCTTTTTTTGCCCTGCTTGGAGGCTTGGGCGCGAGTGCTTTCCTTTTTAGAAGGAAAGAAAAAGAATCTACCAAGACCTTTGAGGAGGACGTGCAAAGAATTTTAGAGAATGCCCAAAGAGAAGCGGAAAGGATCATAAACCTTGCCAAGGAAGAAGCCCAAAGGGCAAGGCAGGAGGCGGAGGAGAAGAAAAGAGAAGTGGAAAGCCTTCTATCTCAAAAGCGTGCGGAGCTTGAAAAGAAGGAGCAAGAACTTGAGCGCAAAATAAGGGAAGTAGAGCAGAGCTTAAGCCAAAAAGAACAGGCTTTAACCCAAAAGGAGCAAATGGTAGAAAGAAGGTTTGAAGCCCTTGAAAGAAGAGAGGAGGAGCTATACAGAAGGGAAAAGGAACTCAAGGAATTGGAAAGGCAGGTGGAAAGAGCCCAGAAGGATATAGAAAATAAGCTAAAAGAGATTCAAGAAAAAGAAAGGGAAGTGGAACAACTAAGGGAAAGGGAACTCTTAGAACTTCAGAGGATCGCATCCCTAACCATGGAAGAAGCTAGGGCGGAAGTGCTCAAAAGGG encodes the following:
- the amrB gene encoding AmmeMemoRadiSam system protein B; translation: MKVRKPAVAGSFYPKDPETLKSLVDKLLEKNTKEEPVGVISPHAGYVYSGKVAGKVLGLLGGKELKVLLIGPSHFVDFEGISFGDYQFFETPLGRVKVDWERIEEFLRLYRLPHALDNRPHMWEHSLEVQLPFLQRLSPNLTIVPIVYGRIDPETLAEFMEFFLEDDTHFVVSSDLSHYYPEEIARWIDEHCHRGIVEGDRESLKTCEACGKVGILASLIIAQRKKLKPKLIAYDTSASAFGDKKAVVGYGGYAFFQ
- the pheT gene encoding phenylalanine--tRNA ligase subunit beta encodes the protein MKAPLSWLAEFVDLKGLSPEDIAQGLTLRSVETSVEVWEQSVDGVVFGKVLKVENHPQKQELKVCKVDVGDVVQVVTRDQEIKEGDGVLVALPGARVGDRVISKRDFSGVVSEGMLLSAQELGLEDSSQGVLVIEEKFSPGTPAKDVLGFGEYVLEVEITPNRGDLLSILGLAREISALFDLPLKEPQDKTFEDFGSVEVRIEDPDCKRYRAVLIEGVQVKPSPLWLRRRLWQCGIRSINNVVDITNYVMLERGQPLHAFDWEKIEGPVVIRRAKKGEKINTLMGVEKELSEENLVIADSEKILALGGVVGGLESGVREHTKSILLEGAYFEPFRIRRSARSLGVQTESSYRFERNVDIQSLKKHQDRAVGLILQLTGGEVRAVKDIYPKPYEPKRIFLSFGKFKRYAGEELDPEGGLKVLQKLGFDVRVQNCGFEVLVPAFRSFDVQGDADIVEELLRVKGYDNLRAERLLVPSKPKVKDKLEREIKNFLKARGFFEVLNFSFEGKRLYETLGLKSPTLEIINPLVKEERFLRTSLVPSLINSYLRNRRKFIQQIALFEVGKVFFEEGEGRRLGILSNMHTLQEFRSLVSDLLHSMEVLHTSQGSKFSFLHPNLQVSLWVEGEEIGFLGLLNPLLERELDLKEKVLIAELDLDRLKPKRAQYMPFSNYPPVVRDITLVMDKGLPVDKLIMHIRKLEEVEDLKVVSVWTDERVLGEGKKSVSFRLFLRSLKGSLSDEEANQLVFGLVEDLKKEFGVSLR
- a CDS encoding 5-formyltetrahydrofolate cyclo-ligase yields the protein MKVLSKKELRHRIRNLRRSLPTQEYQQLSRAIVENIRSLEPFKSARVILAFCPFDGEPDISPLLEEILREGKDLLIPKVEHDSMKLCKLRSLENLAPGSFCLLEPTQCEEVEPELVELALVPGVAFDLKGCRLGMGKGFYDKILGRIRGFKVGVAFSFQVFEEIPCDPWDQRVDAIATEETIIYRR
- the secF gene encoding protein translocase subunit SecF — translated: MRFRYYAYGVSLLLIGLSVFLLFWKGLNLGLDFTGGTLMEVRFERKVSLGDVRKAMETAGLRAFRVQDTAQGTVIVRLRVDEPRDKALNALKTLGDYQLLRMETIGGIVSKELRNKAFWSIITALLGILLYLAYRFEPIWGLGAILALAHDVLIVVGAYSLTQFEVGLDVIASLLIVAGYSVTDTVVVFDRIRENLRIRKGTDFESLINISINQTLSRTLMTSLTTFVVSLVLFVLGGPALSNIMFAFVVGVVVGTLSSIFVASALVLDIKRFFLKEVPA
- the amrS gene encoding AmmeMemoRadiSam system radical SAM enzyme codes for the protein MMRIAWMSEKKDQKVLCKACMQRCVLKEGEYGKCGVRLNRGGELYLTVYGLVSALNIDPVEKKPLYHFLPGTATLSLGTVGCNLSCKFCQNWEISQYPQLNNYRVFGEEYSPQEIVSIAERFNIPSISYTYNEPVIFFEFAYDIMKLAYERGIKNIFVSSGYETEEVLERSVPFLSAMNIDLKSFSDDFYQRICGARLKPVLKTIEKAYKLGIWIEITTLLIPGYNDSEGEIRAITRFIRELSPDIPWHISRFFPAYLMGDLPPTPVSTLKRAYEIGKEEGLRYVYVGNYADQSLTSTYCPSCGHIVIERSGYLGERVKVKLREGKCEVCGFEIAGVWG
- a CDS encoding DUF29 family protein — translated: MELKIQQLKELYEKDFLLLLEENLKLLENKEYDLVDWDNLLEEIRHIGQRHLDAVISQMV